One Gardnerella vaginalis genomic window, TGCAGCCAAAGGTGCAACAATTCCAGATGCAGTTACGGTTGCAACGGTTGCAGATCCAGTCGCCAGCCTAATTAGTACAGCAACAATCCATCCAGCAAGAAGAGGATTAAGATTTGCCTGAACAATGCCCGTAGCAATAACTTTACCAATTCCAGAATCTACAAGAGTTTGCTTAAATCCGCCCCCAGCAGCAACGATCAACAAGATACTTGCAATTGAGGAGAACGAAAGGCCTACCAGAGAATTTAATGTATCCCTACTCCACTTTGCGCGAATAGCAAATAATATCATCGCAAAAATAGTAGTGATTGTAAGAGCTTCAAGTGGTGTTCCAATCCATGCGATTACACTACCAAATGTAGATTTTGATTGCCCCGTAATATCAACAACACTGGCTGCAAGCATAAGAATTACTGGAAGTAAAATTACGCTAGACGCTTCCGCGAATGTAGGACGATTTTGTGGCTTATCTTCCTTCTTATTGTCTTCTTCTTGCTTAGCTTGAATAGGAACCATTTTTACCATCCAATGAACCATTAGAGGTCCTGCGATTGCTACAGTTGGTATGGCGATAATCAAACCAAAAGCCAAAGTCAATCCAAGGTTTGCATGCAAAGCATCAATAGCAACAAGTGGTCCAGGATGTGGCGGTACAAAAGCATGCAAAGCCGATAAGCCTGCGAGCGCTGGTATGCCGAGAGCAATTACTGGCATTTTTGTACGACGAGCAACAAGAAGAATAATCGGTATAAGTATCACTACACCAACTTCAAAGAACAGTGGAATTCCAACAATAAATGCGCTCAGAGCCATGGCCCATGGAAGCTTATGTTCTGGAGCTTTCTTAAGTATGGTGTCACAAATCACGTCTGCTCCACCAGAACGCGTAAGAAGAATTCCAATAATTCCGCCTAAAGCAATGAGTAATCCAACTCCTGATGCTGTGGAGCCAACTCCATTAGTAAAGCTTGTAAGACTTTTATCATATGGAACTCCTGCAATGATTGCAGTTGCAACCGAACCAATCATTAACGATAGGAACGGATGCACTTTTACCACTGCAATAAGTACGACAATAAGCGCTATACCTAATATTGCCGCAAGAATTAATCCACTCATAAATCCTCCATGATTTTGTGAATTGTTTTAATTATCGTGATGCTTTGTTTATAGTTCCTTGTGATCTTTTGTTTACGATCAATGCGCTAACAACTTTGTTATTTGCGTTAGTAATTTTTGAATATATCCTTTTGCATGCTTTACAATTGCGCCATTTTACAATTGCTATTGTTTTGCATTTACGATTGTTTTTTGAAGTTGCGATTGTTCATATGATTTCACTGCTTCTATAGCTCTATGAACCATATCTTCAACAGAACCTTCAATAGAGATAACGGTACCGTTTTCTTCTTTATCTAGAGGCTCCAAAATTGCGAACTGACTTGGCAATAAAGATGGCGGCATAAAGTGTCCTTTACGATCTTTTAGCCTCTGCGCTATTAACTCATGGCTTCCGTTTAAATGCAAGAAGTACACGTTTAAATTTTTAGAAAGAACTTCGCGATATGACCGTTTTAATGCAGAGCTTGAAACAACTGTGTTTTCTCCAAGACTTTCACGCGCAACCATCCATTTGTTAATAAGATCCAGCCAAGGCCAACGATCTTCATCTGTTAGCGCAATTCCTGCGGACATTTTATCTATATTAGCTTTTGGATGAAAATCATCGCCTTCTGCCAAAGTGTAATCAAGCTGATCGCGAATTGCCTCAGAAACAGTAGACTTGCCACAACCAGCAACGCCCATCACTACAATGTGAATCGCCATAATAGCTCCTTTGTTATTGACAACACTATAAGAATACCACACAAAGACTCTTTGTCAAAGAATTAAGAGTCTTTAATGTGTTATTTTTTGAGCATAACTATATTTTCATTTTCTATTTGCTAGGATGAAACCATAAATATACATAAAACTGCGAGGCAAATATGGTGTCTAATACCACACAAAGTCAAATTTCCAGTGACTTAGTGACCGAAAACGCTCCTTTACATCTATCTATAGCGGATGCTCTCGCAGACGAAATAGTAAATAACAAATGGGAGCCAAAAACTAATCGAAAACTAGAAGATATTCAAAAACAATATGGAATATCTAGAACAGTAGCTCGAGAAGCAACAAGACTATTAGCATCTTTGGGGTGTGTACAATTTCAACGCGGAACAGGCGTAATAGCTTGTAGCCCAGAAAATTGGGACGATTTAAATACACGCGTAATCACATGGAAATTACATTCACCATACAGAGAAAACGAACTACGAGCATTAACAGAACTTCGTCTCGTTGTAGAACCCGCTGCAGCAGCTGGATGCGCATTACGCGGAAATGTAGAAATACGCTATAAAGTGGGCGTAATTGGTCACGATATGGTAAAAGCAGTGGAAGAAAATAGACTGACAGATTTTCATGAATTAGACATACAGTTCCATACTCTTTTGCTTGCAAATAGCGGTAACCCGATTTTCGCAAAACTTAGTTCAATAGTTGAAAGCGTATTACGAGGCAGAGTTGAACTTAATCTTTATCCACCAAAACCAAACAAAGAAGCGATATTAAACCATAAAAAGGTAACACAAGCAATTATGGAAGGTGACGCAGCTGCAGCAAGCGCTGCTATGCACGATATTGTAGCCGAAGTAAACACTGCACTTGGATTAGCGGCTTTATAGCCATAAAAGCAAAATCTAAGATTAAGCAAAGCTTAATCAACTTTGCTTAATCAACTTTAAGCCCAAAGAAATCTGCAAGCTTGCAAACGCTCACTCTGCCATACTTATTAACCAAGCCCATCCATCGCTTCGCATTTTCTTCGCCAAATCGCGCAGCCTTACGCCTGTAGGTGTCAACTGTTAAAAATCGCGGCGGAATCGACTTACTGTTGTATTTATCTGCAACCATCACAATTTCTTGTTCAATAGTTTGCGGAATATAGTCGCCAGCTGGAAGCGGTAAATTCTGCGCAACAACTTGCTCGCGAGTCAGCCCTACACCAGTATGGTTACGCGCAAATTGCGCAGTATCTTCGCTAAAACCATTATCAATCAAATAGTTGTAGCCGCGCAAACCGTGCAAAATGTAATGGGGACCGTCAAACTCCAACTTACCGTTCTCTTCGCGCGAACCGTCTTTATCTAAAACAAAATAAGTTCCGATATCGTGCAGCAATCCTCCAGCAAATGCAGCATATTCGTCTACATAATCACTTGGAGCCACACCTCCATCGATCTGAGGAAGAGATAGCGGATCTAAATTTATTAATTTTTCAAGACACGACTTTGCTAAATCACATCTACTTTTTAAGTCTTTATTGATTTTAGATATTTGACAGAGCATAATCCGCTCAACGGATGCTGGCGACTTATCCGCAAAATCCTCAATACTACCAAGTTGCTCAAAAGCCAACAACTGATTTTGGTGTCTTGCGATCATCCAAGAAATCGTAGCAATAACAACACAATGGCAGTGAATCAAATTGTAAGCAGCTTCACTTGGCGCAGTAGCGCGATGCAACTTTTCGATCCTATTAAAATCAGGCAAATCTGCAAGCATAATTACACCGCGCTCCTTAAAACAAAGC contains:
- a CDS encoding GntP family permease encodes the protein MSGLILAAILGIALIVVLIAVVKVHPFLSLMIGSVATAIIAGVPYDKSLTSFTNGVGSTASGVGLLIALGGIIGILLTRSGGADVICDTILKKAPEHKLPWAMALSAFIVGIPLFFEVGVVILIPIILLVARRTKMPVIALGIPALAGLSALHAFVPPHPGPLVAIDALHANLGLTLAFGLIIAIPTVAIAGPLMVHWMVKMVPIQAKQEEDNKKEDKPQNRPTFAEASSVILLPVILMLAASVVDITGQSKSTFGSVIAWIGTPLEALTITTIFAMILFAIRAKWSRDTLNSLVGLSFSSIASILLIVAAGGGFKQTLVDSGIGKVIATGIVQANLNPLLAGWIVAVLIRLATGSATVATVTASGIVAPLAANLNQVQLALLVLAIGAGSIFLSHVNDAGFWLVKEYFGMSVGQTFKTWSLMETVLSVVGLAIIMLVSAVVPVFI
- a CDS encoding gluconokinase, coding for MAIHIVVMGVAGCGKSTVSEAIRDQLDYTLAEGDDFHPKANIDKMSAGIALTDEDRWPWLDLINKWMVARESLGENTVVSSSALKRSYREVLSKNLNVYFLHLNGSHELIAQRLKDRKGHFMPPSLLPSQFAILEPLDKEENGTVISIEGSVEDMVHRAIEAVKSYEQSQLQKTIVNAKQ
- a CDS encoding FadR/GntR family transcriptional regulator, which produces MVSNTTQSQISSDLVTENAPLHLSIADALADEIVNNKWEPKTNRKLEDIQKQYGISRTVAREATRLLASLGCVQFQRGTGVIACSPENWDDLNTRVITWKLHSPYRENELRALTELRLVVEPAAAAGCALRGNVEIRYKVGVIGHDMVKAVEENRLTDFHELDIQFHTLLLANSGNPIFAKLSSIVESVLRGRVELNLYPPKPNKEAILNHKKVTQAIMEGDAAAASAAMHDIVAEVNTALGLAAL
- a CDS encoding HD domain-containing protein codes for the protein MLADLPDFNRIEKLHRATAPSEAAYNLIHCHCVVIATISWMIARHQNQLLAFEQLGSIEDFADKSPASVERIMLCQISKINKDLKSRCDLAKSCLEKLINLDPLSLPQIDGGVAPSDYVDEYAAFAGGLLHDIGTYFVLDKDGSREENGKLEFDGPHYILHGLRGYNYLIDNGFSEDTAQFARNHTGVGLTREQVVAQNLPLPAGDYIPQTIEQEIVMVADKYNSKSIPPRFLTVDTYRRKAARFGEENAKRWMGLVNKYGRVSVCKLADFFGLKVD